AAAGTATCGGCAGGTTAGTCCCTAAGTTCAGAGCCTTTAGATGTCTTTTAGATCGGGTCTTTAGATTAGATGTTTCAATCGCTTGATTAAGTCCGCAAATCTGTAGTTACAGTTCGGCACGAATCAGGCACTATGGGGGTAGACGACACTTTCCCCGCTGCTCCGCTGCGCTTTTTTCTGGGCTTTTTTTGGGCTGTCTCATGGGCTATCTCACGCTGCCGAAACGGTTTCGCTTCCTCCTAGCTGGCTCCAAGCTGGCAATTTTTGAAGCCTGTGTGATTGGGGTAGTATCCGGTTTATCCGCTGTGGTGCTGAAGTGGGGCATTGGCTGGGTGGGGGGCTGGCGGGTGCAGTTGTCTTACCAAATGCCTGTCTGGTTTATTCTGCCTGCGATCGGTCTAATAGGCGGCGTGCTGTCCGGCTGGCTGATTGAAAGACTGGCTCCCGAAGCGGCGGGGAGCGGTATTCCCCAGGTCAAGGCAGCTTTAGCAAATGTGCCGATGGCGCTGAATTTGCGAGTGGCAGCCGTCAAGATGATCAGCGTGATCCTGGCAGTAGGTTCCGGACTGAATCTGGGGCGGCAGGGTCCAACGGTGCAGGTGGGAGCTGCGTTAGCCGCGCAGTTGAGCCAGTGGATTCCCACTTCGCCGGAGTATCGCAGACAGTTGATTGCTGCCGGAGCCGCTGCCGGACTGGCTGCCGGATTTAATGCGCCGATCGCCGGAGTGCTGTTTGTCGTCGAGGAGTTCTTGCAGGACTTCTCTGGGCTGACTTTGGGCACTGCAATTCTGGCTTCCTTTATTGGGGCTGTGGTGTCCCGGCTGGTGGGCGGACAGGGCTTAAATTTAAATTCGATCGTCACCCAGTCGCAGGTCAGCTTTTCCCTTCAGGATGTGCCGTTTTTTCTGATTTTGGGACTGCTGGCGGGGCTGCTGGGCGGGCTATTCAGTCAGGGTATCTTCGCGAGTCTGGCAATGTTTCGGCGCGGCATTGGCAACGGGATTCGCCTGAGTTTGCCGATGAAAATTGGTCTAGCAGGACTGATTTCGGGTGCAGTGGTGGTCATTTTGCCGCCGGAGTTTCGGGACAATTCGGGGCTACAAGAGTTTTTGAGTACGGGAAATGCCCCCTGGCATCTGACGCTGCTGGCATTTGTAATCAAGTTTTTTCTGACGCTGCTGGCGTATGGTGCAGGCACACCGGGCGGATTGTTTGCTCCGGCACTGCTGCTGGGGGCGGCACTGGGGCATCTGGTGGGCTATGGTGCGCAGGCACTCGAAACAATGGTGGGCATTCCGCTTGGCTTCCCCGCTGGCATTAGCGATCCCTCGACCTACGCACTGGCAGGAATGGGTGCGTTTTTTAGTGCTGTCACCCGTGGACCCATTACGGCGATCGTTATTGTTTTTGAGATCACAACGGACTTTAATCTGGTGCTGCCGCTGATGATCGGGTCGGTGATTGCTTATCTGATTACCGATCGGATTGCCAGTGGTTCCATCTATACCCGTTTACTCGCCTGGAACGGCATCCATCTGGACAAATACAGTTCTACTCCCACAGGCACCTGGACGGAGCTAAAAGCCGCCGATCTGATGCAGCGACGGGTCGAAACTCTGGACCTCAGCCTCAGCCTGCCGGAAGTTGTACAGGCTTTCTCTCGATCGCACCATCGCGGCTTTCCGGTAGTCTCAAACGGCAAGCTCATTGGCATTGTCACCCAGAGCGATTTAGCCGACCGATCGCGACACACGCCCCAGGGACAGCCCGCCAGCCTCGCGGACATTATGACGACCCAGCCCGTCACCGTGTCCCCCACCGATCGCCTCACTCACGTCTTATTTTTACTAAATCGCTATAAGCTCAGTCGCCTGCCCGTCACCGAAGGACAAAAGCTTGTCGGCATTATTACCCGCGCCGATATTATTCGCGCCGAGGCGGATCAGGTCAGCGGTGAAAATAAAACCTTCGGACCCCAGCCCGAACCCTCCTATGTGGTTTACCAGACCCGATCGCCCGCGACCGGAAAAGGACGCCTGCTCGTGCCCCTCAGCAATCCCCATACGGCTCCCCTGCTACTGCGTCTGGCGGCTGCGATCGCCCATGAGCGGGACTACGAGGTGGAATGTTTGCAGGTCGTCTCTGTGCCGCGCGGCACCTCTCCCTCGGAAGCCAATATTCGTACCACCAACAGCCGCAAACTCCTGAAACGTGCAGAACAGATCGGACGCGCCTCCAATGTGCCAATTCACACTCAAATCAGACTGGCGCACGACTCCTCTCAGGCAATCCTGGAAGCGATCGAAGACCGTCATATTAACCTGATTTTGATGGGCTGGAAGGGCAGCACGAATTCGCCGGGACGGGTGTTTGGCAACATTGTAGACACCGTGATTCGGCAGGCAGACTGCGAAGTGATGATGGTCAAACTGGGGGATATCGTTCAATTCGATCGCTGGCTGATTCCTGTCGCGGGAGGACCCAACGCCCAGCAAGCCATCCGCCTCCTGCCTGCCCTCACCTCCCTTGCCACCAAGCCCGATGTCCAGCTCTGCCAGGTCTTTGACGACACGCCCTCCAGCCACGACACTGCTTACCTGAAGCAAATCTTTAACGACATTACGCCCAGACTGCACTGCCCCGTTACTGCCCGATCGCTCTGCGGACGATCAATTGCCGACGCCATTCTGGATCTTGCCCGCTACGAACGCTGCGATGTCATTATGCTGGGAGCCAGCCGCGAAGGACTGCTGCAACAGGTGATCAAAGGCAACATTCCGGAGTCGGTTGCCCGTCATACCAATCGCACCGTGATTATTGTCAGAGGAGCCGTGACCCCGCAGGAAGAAGGTGTGTTTATGCTTTAGGGCGGTGCTTTAGATCCCAATGCTTTAGATCCCAATGCTTTAGACAAAGTGATACAGCGGTAGTGCCCCACTCAAATCCAATTCCCAGTAGGAATACTGCGCCTGCCATTTGATCAGCAACGTCCGTAGCGATTCTTCCCCGTCCCGATCGCCGAGCAAATAAAACCGCTCAATGCCCTCCCGACGCTCTGCCTCCTGGTACAAAACGCCTGCCTGGGTTAGATACTGCATCAGATGCGATCGCTCCGTTTGCTGCTGTTGCTGCCAGTCTGCCTGTTCTTGAATGCGCTGTTTCTTTGCCAGGAAGTAATCCTTGCCCTTCAGATCAGGGGCGATCGCAATTTCGGGTTCCGCAACGGGAATCAGCTTCAGCAAATACTCGACTTTGCCGTCCAGGCGGGCAAGCTGTTCGAGATACTGGGTTTGTCGATCGGTCAGATGAGCCAGCAACGCTTCCTTGGAGACAAAATAGGTGCCAAATCGCAGCGGTAGCACCGTCGTCTGGGCAAACAGGTCGCAAATAATCCGATCGTGTTTTAGAACTGCCTGCATTAACTGCTCATCCGTCGCTTGCAGCGTTTCTACCGTGAGGTCGGGTTCAACCACCGCAGAAAGGCGATCGGCGTTTACGGTCTTCAGCGCACCCCGAATTCCATTTGAGAGAACCAGGGGAACCGCAGGCGTATGCAGAAAAGCGTAAGTGTACATAAAACTCGGAGGAAGGATAAGCAAACCTGGACTGCACCATTCCCTTTCAGTCTAGTGTCCCCAGGCTGCGATCGAAATATTCCTTCATGCCTGTCCGATCGCAGAATTGGCTAAAGCAAGTTAGCTCACGAATGACTTCGCCATCAAAAATAAATTCCCCCCAGAATTTGGGGGGTTAAGGGGGCGGCTTGGAGTAGTTATTTGCTTGTCCTGCCGCCCGATCAATCGATGTACTTTGGAAGCGAGCTTGAGAGAAGAACTTTAGAAAAGTTAGTCCAGATTCGCTATAAGTTACATCGGGGTCACTTTGTCGTTTGCCGAACCGTTTGCCGAACCATTAGCGTGATGGGCAGCATGGGCAATTTCAGCAAATTTGCCGTTTGTATGACCGTTGCCGTTGCGCGGCTGGATTACACCATAGCCACCGTGATTCCGCTCGTAGATCACGTTGATTTCGCCTGTTTCAATATTGCGGAACATGAAGAAATCGTGGTCTACCAGTTCAAGCTGCTCTAGCGCCTGCTCAATCGTCATCGGAGGCATGGCGAAGTATTTCATTCGCAAGACCTGTCCGGGGAGTTCGGGGGCACGATCGGTATCGATCAGGGAGGCAGCAACGGGCTTCTCGTCAATCACATGGGTTGCTTTTACCGGGGCACGGCTCTG
This is a stretch of genomic DNA from Leptolyngbya ohadii IS1. It encodes these proteins:
- the hpf gene encoding ribosome hibernation-promoting factor, HPF/YfiA family; translated protein: MKLVIQGKNIEITDSIREYVHQKIEKAVSHYQHLTMEVDVHLSVARNPRINPNQTAEVTIYANGAVVRAEESSENLYASIDLVANKIARQLRKFKEKRYDQSRAPVKATHVIDEKPVAASLIDTDRAPELPGQVLRMKYFAMPPMTIEQALEQLELVDHDFFMFRNIETGEINVIYERNHGGYGVIQPRNGNGHTNGKFAEIAHAAHHANGSANGSANDKVTPM
- a CDS encoding chloride channel protein; translation: MGYLTLPKRFRFLLAGSKLAIFEACVIGVVSGLSAVVLKWGIGWVGGWRVQLSYQMPVWFILPAIGLIGGVLSGWLIERLAPEAAGSGIPQVKAALANVPMALNLRVAAVKMISVILAVGSGLNLGRQGPTVQVGAALAAQLSQWIPTSPEYRRQLIAAGAAAGLAAGFNAPIAGVLFVVEEFLQDFSGLTLGTAILASFIGAVVSRLVGGQGLNLNSIVTQSQVSFSLQDVPFFLILGLLAGLLGGLFSQGIFASLAMFRRGIGNGIRLSLPMKIGLAGLISGAVVVILPPEFRDNSGLQEFLSTGNAPWHLTLLAFVIKFFLTLLAYGAGTPGGLFAPALLLGAALGHLVGYGAQALETMVGIPLGFPAGISDPSTYALAGMGAFFSAVTRGPITAIVIVFEITTDFNLVLPLMIGSVIAYLITDRIASGSIYTRLLAWNGIHLDKYSSTPTGTWTELKAADLMQRRVETLDLSLSLPEVVQAFSRSHHRGFPVVSNGKLIGIVTQSDLADRSRHTPQGQPASLADIMTTQPVTVSPTDRLTHVLFLLNRYKLSRLPVTEGQKLVGIITRADIIRAEADQVSGENKTFGPQPEPSYVVYQTRSPATGKGRLLVPLSNPHTAPLLLRLAAAIAHERDYEVECLQVVSVPRGTSPSEANIRTTNSRKLLKRAEQIGRASNVPIHTQIRLAHDSSQAILEAIEDRHINLILMGWKGSTNSPGRVFGNIVDTVIRQADCEVMMVKLGDIVQFDRWLIPVAGGPNAQQAIRLLPALTSLATKPDVQLCQVFDDTPSSHDTAYLKQIFNDITPRLHCPVTARSLCGRSIADAILDLARYERCDVIMLGASREGLLQQVIKGNIPESVARHTNRTVIIVRGAVTPQEEGVFML
- a CDS encoding GvpL/GvpF family gas vesicle protein, coding for MYTYAFLHTPAVPLVLSNGIRGALKTVNADRLSAVVEPDLTVETLQATDEQLMQAVLKHDRIICDLFAQTTVLPLRFGTYFVSKEALLAHLTDRQTQYLEQLARLDGKVEYLLKLIPVAEPEIAIAPDLKGKDYFLAKKQRIQEQADWQQQQQTERSHLMQYLTQAGVLYQEAERREGIERFYLLGDRDGEESLRTLLIKWQAQYSYWELDLSGALPLYHFV